The following coding sequences lie in one Peribacillus frigoritolerans genomic window:
- a CDS encoding dioxygenase family protein — MMPSLFLSHGTPLLALEKNSYTSFLKDYMQAMKKPAAIVILSAHWENEDQMISAVGKHEVIYDFVGYPEEIFEITYPARGCLELSDRILTLLSRIGVLGELDERRPLDHGAWGLLHIMYPEADIPTVSMSISPALPLDKQYEIGKALRKLKESNVLIIGSGGIVHNFTQIQKDMHVAEGWAIEFENWVEEKIMKWDLQSLFNYEKIAPYSTEAVPSKEHFIPLVIAMGTGDDNKKAALLHRSFQYGNLSLTAWKFD; from the coding sequence ATGATGCCATCATTGTTTTTATCACATGGAACACCGCTATTAGCTTTGGAAAAGAATAGTTACACTTCTTTTTTGAAGGATTATATGCAAGCTATGAAGAAACCTGCTGCCATAGTTATTTTGTCAGCACATTGGGAAAATGAAGATCAAATGATTTCTGCAGTAGGGAAGCATGAAGTCATTTATGATTTTGTAGGATATCCTGAAGAAATATTTGAGATAACTTATCCTGCAAGGGGTTGCCTTGAGCTGTCAGATCGAATTTTAACCTTATTGTCCAGGATAGGTGTATTGGGGGAACTTGATGAAAGGCGCCCCCTTGATCATGGAGCATGGGGGCTTTTGCATATCATGTATCCCGAAGCTGACATCCCGACCGTATCCATGTCCATCAGTCCTGCGCTGCCATTGGACAAGCAGTATGAAATTGGGAAGGCATTGAGGAAATTAAAGGAAAGTAATGTCCTGATCATAGGAAGCGGTGGAATTGTCCATAATTTCACCCAAATTCAGAAAGATATGCATGTTGCAGAAGGATGGGCAATCGAGTTTGAGAATTGGGTCGAAGAGAAAATCATGAAATGGGATTTGCAATCTTTGTTCAATTATGAAAAAATCGCCCCTTATAGTACAGAGGCTGTGCCATCCAAAGAGCATTTCATTCCATTGGTCATCGCAATGGGCACAGGGGATGACAATAAAAAAGCGGCTCTCCTGCACAGAAGCTTTCAATATGGCAATCTGAGTTTAACAGCTTGGAAGTTTGATTGA
- a CDS encoding 2-oxoglutarate dehydrogenase E1 component, protein MTINDSKVLDHWKAFSGPNLGYVMEQYDLFLANPEEVDPELKNFFEVAGPPSFDVSAETTTVSASTVQTGEVLPMKKIMSAVKLAENIRAYGHLAANIYPLKEEALDTEQIHFEKYGLTADDLRKIPADFICPESPEDVKDGYEAVQYLKQLYTKTIAFEFHHVNDLDEKQWLTDMVESGNMFPEVGKEKRELLLKRLNEVEGFEKFLHRTYVGQKRFSIEGLDAMVPILDEMISQTVQNGTGNVNIAMAHRGRLNVLAHVLGKPYEVIFSEFQHSPNKDLVPSEGSTGINNGWTGDVKYHLGLDKQITKANIQKARITLANNPSHLEVVGPIVEGYSRAAQEDRTEKGFPVQDISKSLAILIHGDAAFPGEGIVPETFNLSRLRGYQVGGAIHIIANNMIGFTTESEDSRSTLYASDLAKGFEVPIVHVNADDPEACMAAVNLANLYREKYNKDFLIDLIGYRRFGHNEMDEPLVTQPEMYALIHKHPTVKELYGKQLIESGEFTEAEVKAIAEQVDTRLADAYAKISGNKPEASKECNPPGIIEKGLPAIETAVPKQELVTINEELVKWPEGFTPNKKLGKILSRRLDSFGPDGKIDWAHAETLAFASILSDGTPIRLTGQDSERGTFAQRNIMLHDSVNGKTYSPLHTLETAKASFAVHNSPLTETAVLAYEYGYNVFAPETLVLWEGQFGDFANTAQVIFDQFIAAGRAKWGQKSGLVMLLPHGYEGQGPEHSSARLERFLQLAAENNWTVANLSSAAQYFHILRRQAKILDQEQVRPLVIMTPKSMLRNQVMASTTEEFSEGAFESFVETKALGKKPKSVERIVFATGKLAVELREKAATEKNTDWLQIISIEEIYPFPFTGVQEALKKYTNLKEIFWAQEEPKNMGAWTFVEPRLNAAAPGNLSVTYIGRKRRSSPAEGDPLVHKNEQQRIMTQAITRNNEGEK, encoded by the coding sequence ATGACCATCAATGATTCTAAGGTATTAGACCACTGGAAAGCTTTTTCGGGTCCAAACCTTGGGTATGTCATGGAGCAATACGATTTATTTCTAGCCAACCCGGAAGAAGTGGATCCGGAACTGAAAAACTTTTTTGAAGTAGCAGGTCCTCCTTCATTCGATGTATCGGCAGAAACAACGACTGTAAGTGCATCAACTGTACAAACTGGAGAAGTTCTTCCAATGAAGAAAATTATGTCTGCAGTGAAGTTAGCTGAAAATATCCGTGCATACGGGCATCTTGCTGCAAATATTTATCCTTTAAAAGAAGAAGCTCTGGACACTGAACAAATTCACTTTGAAAAATATGGCTTGACTGCAGATGATTTAAGGAAAATACCGGCTGACTTTATTTGTCCGGAATCACCTGAAGACGTGAAAGACGGATACGAAGCCGTACAATACCTAAAACAACTCTATACAAAAACGATAGCCTTTGAATTTCATCATGTTAATGACTTGGATGAAAAGCAATGGCTTACTGATATGGTCGAATCTGGAAACATGTTCCCGGAAGTGGGAAAAGAGAAAAGAGAACTATTACTTAAACGATTGAATGAAGTAGAAGGTTTCGAGAAATTCCTTCACCGCACATATGTAGGGCAAAAACGTTTCTCAATTGAAGGACTGGATGCTATGGTTCCGATTTTAGATGAAATGATTTCACAAACTGTCCAAAACGGAACGGGTAATGTGAATATTGCCATGGCTCACCGTGGACGTTTGAATGTGCTTGCACATGTATTAGGAAAGCCTTATGAGGTCATTTTCTCTGAATTCCAACATTCACCGAATAAAGATTTGGTTCCTTCCGAAGGTTCGACAGGCATTAACAATGGATGGACGGGTGATGTTAAATATCATTTAGGTCTGGACAAACAGATTACTAAAGCTAATATACAAAAAGCAAGGATTACACTTGCCAATAACCCAAGTCACTTGGAAGTAGTCGGTCCAATCGTGGAAGGGTATTCTCGTGCGGCTCAAGAAGACCGTACAGAAAAAGGATTTCCTGTTCAGGACATTTCCAAATCCCTTGCAATCCTCATTCATGGTGATGCTGCATTCCCAGGTGAAGGAATTGTACCTGAAACGTTTAACTTAAGCCGTTTACGCGGTTATCAAGTTGGCGGCGCAATCCATATCATCGCCAATAACATGATCGGTTTTACAACGGAAAGTGAAGATTCACGTTCAACCTTATATGCTAGTGATTTGGCAAAAGGCTTTGAAGTGCCGATCGTGCATGTAAATGCAGATGATCCAGAAGCATGTATGGCTGCTGTGAACCTTGCAAACCTATATCGTGAAAAATACAACAAGGATTTCTTGATCGACCTGATCGGTTACAGACGTTTCGGCCATAACGAAATGGATGAGCCATTGGTGACTCAACCTGAAATGTATGCATTAATCCATAAGCATCCAACCGTAAAAGAGCTTTATGGGAAACAACTTATTGAATCCGGCGAGTTCACTGAAGCTGAAGTTAAAGCGATTGCTGAGCAAGTGGATACAAGGCTTGCAGATGCATATGCGAAAATTTCCGGAAATAAACCGGAAGCTTCCAAAGAGTGTAATCCTCCTGGGATTATTGAAAAAGGACTTCCAGCCATTGAAACGGCAGTTCCGAAACAAGAACTTGTTACAATTAACGAAGAGCTTGTTAAGTGGCCGGAAGGATTCACCCCTAATAAAAAATTAGGAAAGATTTTATCACGTCGTTTGGATTCCTTTGGTCCTGACGGAAAAATCGATTGGGCACATGCCGAGACATTGGCTTTTGCATCGATTTTAAGTGACGGCACGCCAATCCGTTTAACAGGACAAGATTCAGAGCGTGGAACATTCGCACAACGTAATATCATGTTACATGATAGTGTTAATGGAAAAACATATTCACCACTTCACACACTTGAAACTGCCAAAGCTTCATTCGCTGTTCATAACAGCCCGCTTACGGAAACGGCAGTTCTGGCTTATGAATATGGTTATAATGTTTTTGCACCTGAGACACTTGTATTATGGGAAGGCCAATTCGGTGACTTCGCTAATACAGCACAAGTGATCTTTGACCAATTCATCGCGGCTGGCCGTGCAAAATGGGGTCAAAAATCAGGTCTTGTCATGCTGCTTCCACACGGTTATGAAGGGCAAGGGCCAGAGCACTCAAGTGCACGACTGGAACGCTTCCTTCAATTAGCAGCTGAAAACAACTGGACAGTTGCTAACTTAAGTTCGGCAGCTCAATACTTCCATATCCTTAGAAGACAAGCTAAGATTTTGGATCAAGAACAAGTACGTCCGCTTGTCATCATGACACCGAAGAGTATGCTTCGTAATCAAGTGATGGCTTCTACAACAGAAGAATTCAGTGAAGGCGCATTTGAATCATTCGTAGAAACCAAAGCTTTGGGCAAAAAACCTAAATCGGTTGAACGCATTGTTTTTGCAACAGGTAAATTGGCGGTTGAACTTCGGGAAAAAGCGGCAACTGAAAAAAATACGGATTGGTTGCAAATCATCAGTATCGAAGAAATTTATCCATTCCCATTCACTGGAGTTCAGGAAGCCCTTAAAAAATATACAAATCTTAAAGAAATCTTCTGGGCTCAAGAAGAACCTAAAAACATGGGTGCTTGGACATTTGTTGAACCTCGCTTAAATGCAGCGGCTCCTGGCAATCTTTCAGTAACATATATAGGAAGGAAGCGCAGATCAAGCCCGGCTGAGGGAGATCCACTTGTCCATAAAAATGAACAACAACGGATTATGACTCAAGCAATTACACGCAATAATGAGGGGGAGAAATAA